A part of Rhinoderma darwinii isolate aRhiDar2 chromosome 1, aRhiDar2.hap1, whole genome shotgun sequence genomic DNA contains:
- the BORCS8 gene encoding BLOC-1-related complex subunit 8 isoform X1 — MEEQEMQIKVKKVTDKFTESMYVLANEPSVALYRLQEHVRRSLPELAQHKADMQNWEEQSQGSVYTVEYACSAVKSMTFSSVHFKSIDGLLKQAINLKHQLNTVQSRR, encoded by the exons ATGGAGGAGCAGGAGATGCAGATAAAGGTGAAGAAAG TAACGGACAAGTTTACCGAGAGCATGTATGTCCTCGCCAATGAGCCTTCTGTGGCTCTATATAGACTTCAAGAACATGTCCGCAGGTCTCTTCCAGAACTGGCTCAACACAAG GCAGATATGCAGAATTGGGAAGAACAAAGTCAAGGATCTGTATATACTGTGGAGTATGCATGCAG CGCCGTTAAAAGTATGACGTTCAGCAGTGTGCACTTCAAGAGCATTGACGGCCTCCTGAAACAAGCTATCAATCTAAAGCATCAGCTGAATACGGTCCAGAGCCGCCGGTAG
- the BORCS8 gene encoding BLOC-1-related complex subunit 8 isoform X3 → MSSPMSLLWLYIDFKNMSAGLFQNWLNTRWADMQNWEEQSQGSVYTVEYACSAVKSMTFSSVHFKSIDGLLKQAINLKHQLNTVQSRR, encoded by the exons ATGTCCTCGCCAATGAGCCTTCTGTGGCTCTATATAGACTTCAAGAACATGTCCGCAGGTCTCTTCCAGAACTGGCTCAACACAAGGTGG GCAGATATGCAGAATTGGGAAGAACAAAGTCAAGGATCTGTATATACTGTGGAGTATGCATGCAG CGCCGTTAAAAGTATGACGTTCAGCAGTGTGCACTTCAAGAGCATTGACGGCCTCCTGAAACAAGCTATCAATCTAAAGCATCAGCTGAATACGGTCCAGAGCCGCCGGTAG
- the BORCS8 gene encoding BLOC-1-related complex subunit 8 isoform X2, with protein sequence MYVLANEPSVALYRLQEHVRRSLPELAQHKADMQNWEEQSQGSVYTVEYACSAVKSMTFSSVHFKSIDGLLKQAINLKHQLNTVQSRR encoded by the exons ATGTATGTCCTCGCCAATGAGCCTTCTGTGGCTCTATATAGACTTCAAGAACATGTCCGCAGGTCTCTTCCAGAACTGGCTCAACACAAG GCAGATATGCAGAATTGGGAAGAACAAAGTCAAGGATCTGTATATACTGTGGAGTATGCATGCAG CGCCGTTAAAAGTATGACGTTCAGCAGTGTGCACTTCAAGAGCATTGACGGCCTCCTGAAACAAGCTATCAATCTAAAGCATCAGCTGAATACGGTCCAGAGCCGCCGGTAG